One genomic region from Rosa rugosa chromosome 1, drRosRugo1.1, whole genome shotgun sequence encodes:
- the LOC133725908 gene encoding uncharacterized protein LOC133725908 codes for MVEEVSARMAAALVIKDNGRVSFGVAGDRFILRFNKTEERDKILFGGPWFYGRSMFGLEAYDDCCEVEAVPIPVIPVWVEVFGLPPILMTTEDVSMIDASLGQVLQLDKANIHCGLKARVRISHLTTTPVKQACPPMLFEFGTGKDVISARVTSRYEKMVGFCRVCGLLEHRASDCTGQPVIGAF; via the exons ATGGTGGAGGAGGTCTCAGCTCGTATGGCTGCTGCGCTCGTAATCAAGGATAATGGAAGGGTGTCGTTTGGGGTTGCGG GTGATCGATTCATTCTGCGTTTCAACAAGACTGAAGAACGGGATAAGATCTTATTCGGAGGGCCGTGGTTTTACGGTCGTTCTATGTTTGGTTTGGAGGCGTATGACGACTGCTGTGAGGTGGAGGCGGTGCCTATCCCTGTGATCCCGGTCTGGGTGGAAGTGTTTGGCCTCCCTCCCATTCTGATGACCACTGAAGATGTCTCCATGATCGATGCATCTTTGGGTCAGGTTCTTCAGTTAGATAAAGCGAATATCCATTGTGGTTTGAAGGCTAGGGTCCGCATTTCCCATCTGACCACAACTCCTGTGAAGCAAGCCTGTCCTCCCATGCTTTTCGAATTTGGCACCGGGAAGGATGTGATTTCTGCTAGGGTTACTTCCAGGTATGAGAAGATGGTTGGTTTCTGCAGGGTCTGTGGCTTATTGGAGCATCGGGCTTCCGACTGCACAGGGCAGccagtgataggagcattttaa